A stretch of Ipomoea triloba cultivar NCNSP0323 chromosome 13, ASM357664v1 DNA encodes these proteins:
- the LOC116001650 gene encoding 3-ketoacyl-CoA synthase 2-like, translated as MVLYLADNIMDTKKNQFFHFLITHALYLLFIIPLLGLGALSPHYFFTLKLNLAPVLAFTSFLVFLGKFYSKNRPRNVYLVDFACYKPKPELMCSTERYVERSRQERVFTEENLCFQRKVLERSGLGQKTYFPESIVGVPAKLCLEEARREARMVIFGCIDEVLEKTGVRAEEIGIVVVNSSVFDPAPSLSAMIVRRYKLVSSVKSFNLGGMGCSAGLISIDLAKHLLQALPNCYALVVSTEIQTLNWYLGNDRSMLMSNCLFRLGGAAVLLSNRAADRRRSKYQLMRTVRTHTGAHDNSYSCVSLKEDADGRVGIALSKDLMAMANDALKTNITTLGPLVLPISEQLLFFLTLVARKVFNMKKVKPYIPNFKLAFEHFCIHAGGKAVLDAIEKNLELSEWHMEPSRMTLYRFGNTSSSSLWYELAYTEAKGRIRKGDRTWQIAFGSGFKCNSAVWRALRNINPAMEKNPWMDEIHEFPVDNSSKI; from the exons ATGGTCTTATACCTAGCTGACAATATAATGGACACAAAAAAGAACCAATTTTTCCATTTCTTGATTACCCATGCCTTGTATCTGCTCTTTATAATCCCTCTCTTAGGGTTAGGGGCTCTTTCTCCCCATTATTTCTTCACTCTCAAGCTCAACCTTGCCCCAGTTCTTGCATTCACATCATTCCTGGTTTTCCTGGGCAAGTTCTACTCCAAGAACAGGCCAAGAAACGTGTACTTAGTCGATTTCGCGTGTTACAAGCCGAAACCGGAGCTGATGTGCTCTACAGAGAGATATGTTGAAAGATCAAGACAGGAAAGGGTTTTTACCGAGGAGAATCTGTGTTTTCAGAGGAAGGTTTTGGAGAGATCCGGGCTGGGACAGAAGACATATTTCCCAGAATCTATCGTGGGTGTTCCTGCGAAACTTTGTCTGGAAGAGGCGAGGAGGGAGGCTAGAATGGTGATCTTTGGGTGCATTGATGAGGTGTTGGAGAAGACTGGGGTGAGAGCTGAGGAGATTGGGATAGTTGTGGTGAATTCCAGTGTGTTTGACCCGGCTCCATCGCTTTCCGCCATGATTGTTAGGCGTTACAAGCTTGTGAGCAGTGTTAAGAGCTTCAACCTGGGTGGCATGGGTTGCAGTGCTGGCCTTATTtccattgatcttgccaaacaTCTTCTACAG GCGTTACCAAACTGCTACGCACTGGTGGTGAGCACGGAGATCCAAACTCTCAACTGGTACTTAGGCAACGACCGGTCGATGCTGATGTCCAACTGCCTTTTCCGGCTAGGCGGCGCGGCGGTGCTGCTCTCCAACCGCGCCGCCGACCGCCGCCGCTCGAAGTACCAGCTGATGCGCACCGTCCGCACTCACACCGGCGCCCACGACAACAGCTACTCCTGCGTGTCGCTAAAGGAGGACGCCGATGGCCGAGTCGGCATTGCCCTCTCCAAAGACCTGATGGCGATGGCCAACGACGCCCTGAAGACGAACATCACCACCCTCGGCCCCTTAGTCCTCCCCATTTCCGAACAGCTGCTGTTCTTCCTCACCCTCGTCGCCAGAAAAGTGTTCAACATGAAGAAG GTGAAGCCCTACATTCCAAACTTCAAGCTGGCGTTCGAGCACTTTTGCATCCACGCCGGCGGGAAGGCGGTGCTAGATGCCATAGAAAAGAACTTAGAGCTCAGTGAATGGCACATGGAGCCTTCGAGGATGACACTATACAGATTTGGTAACACTTCCAGCAGTTCATTATGGTATGAATTGGCTTACACAGAAGCCAAAGGGAGAATTAGAAAAGGTGATAGAACATGGCAAATTGCATTCGGGTCGGGTTTCAAATGCAACAGTGCTGTTTGGCGTGCATTGAGGAATATAAATCCAGCAATGGAGAAGAATCCATGGATGGATGAGATCCATGAATTTCCAGTCGATAATTCCTCAAAGatataa
- the LOC116002669 gene encoding 3-ketoacyl-CoA synthase 20-like yields MDTKKNHFFHFLITHALYLLFIIPLLGVLSAHYFFTLKLNLAPVLACTSFLVFLGNFYSKNRPRNVYLVDFACYKPKPELMGSAEQYIERSRQANLFTEESLSFQKKVLERSGLGQKTYIPESIMGVNAKPSLDEVRKDAEAAIFGCIDEVLEKTGVKAEDIGIVVVNSSVFDPAPSLSAMIVRRYKLVSTVKSFNLGGMGCSAGLISIDLAKHLLQASPNCYALVVSTEIQSLNWYLGNDRSMLMSNCIFRLGGAAVLLSNRAADRRRSKYQLMRTVRTHTGAHNNSHSCVSLKEDDGGLVGVALSKDLMEMAGEALKTNITTLGPLALPISEQLLFFLTVVARKVFKMKKVKPYIPDFKLAFEHFCIHAGGKAVLDAIEKNLELSEWHMEPSRMTLYRFGNTSSSSLWYELAYTEAKGRMRKGDRTWQIAFGSGFKCNSVVWRAMKNINPAMEKNPWMDEIHEFPVHNSLKI; encoded by the exons ATGGACACAAAAAAGAACCATTTTTTCCATTTCTTGATTACCCATGCCTTGTATCTGCTCTTTATAATCCCTCTCTTAGGAGTTCTTTCTGCCCATTATTTCTTCACTCTCAAGCTCAACCTTGCCCCAGTTCTTGCATGCACATCATTCCTGGTTTTCTTGGGCAATTTCTACTCCAAAAACAGGCCAAGAAACGTGTACTTAGTGGATTTCGCGTGTTACAAGCCTAAACCAGAGCTGATGGGCTCCGCAGAGCAGTACATTGAAAGATCAAGACAggccaacctttttactgaggAGAGTCTGAGTTTTCAGAAGAAAGTTTTGGAGAGATCCGGGCTGGGACAGAAGACATATATCCCAGAATCTATTATGGGCGTGAATGCGAAACCTAGTTTGGACGAGGTGAGGAAGGATGCGGAGGCCGCGATTTTCGGATGCATTGATGAGGTGTTGGAGAAAACTGGGGTGAAGGCTGAGGATATTGGGATAGTTGTGGTGAATTCCAGTGTGTTTGACCCGGCGCCATCGCTTTCCGCCATGATTGTTAGGCGTTACAAGCTTGTTAGCACTGTTAAGAGCTTTAATCTGGGTGGAATGGGTTGCAGTGCTGGCCTTATTtccattgatcttgccaaacaTCTTCTACAG GCGTCACCAAACTGCTACGCGCTGGTGGTGAGCACGGAGATCCAATCTCTCAACTGGTACTTAGGCAACGACCGTTCGATGCTGATGTCCAACTGCATATTCCGGCTCGGCGGCGCGGCGGTGCTGCTCTCCAATCGCGCCGCCGATCGCCGCCGCTCCAAGTATCAGCTGATGCGCACTGTCCGCACTCACACCGGCGCCCATAACAACAGCCACTCCTGCGTGTCGCTAAAGGAGGACGACGGTGGCCTAGTCGGCGTCGCCCTCTCCAAAGACCTAATGGAAATGGCCGGCGAGGCCTTGAAGACGAACATCACCACCCTCGGCCCCTTAGCCCTCCCCATTTCCGAACAACTGTTGTTCTTCCTCACCGTCGTCGCTAGAAAAGTGTTCAAGATGAAGAAG GTGAAGCCCTATATCCCGGACTTCAAGCTGGCGTTTGAGCACTTCTGCATCCATGCCGGCGGGAAGGCGGTGCTAGACGCCATAGAAAAGAACTTAGAGCTCAGCGAATGGCACATGGAGCCTTCGAGGATGACGCTATACAGATTTGGAAACACTTCCAGTAGTTCATTATGGTATGAATTAGCTTACACAGAAGCCAAAGGGAGAATGAGAAAAGGTGATAGAACATGGCAGATTGCATTCGGGTCAGGTTTCAAATGCAACAGTGTTGTTTGGCGTGCAATGAAGAACATAAATCCAGCAATGGAGAAGAACCCTTGGATGGATGAAATCCATGAATTTCCAGTTCATAACTCATTAAAGATATAA